In Amycolatopsis coloradensis, one genomic interval encodes:
- a CDS encoding NAD(P)-binding protein: protein MVGFGVTGSSAASHLLACGADAADLVVLDADADAVRSATELGARALRGDGTDRVAFARAASVEVDRIVIALVPDHTAVMSTMLARELCPSAMIVTAVRENAHVTTARRLGADHAVVTAEAAGSALAGALHQRHRPARTPWAIAQRPARASEVGRELRDSDPTAVGLIRDCRRHWGTHAAGLRVAPGDQIVLLRTHTLTES from the coding sequence GTGGTCGGGTTCGGTGTCACCGGCTCCAGCGCCGCTAGCCATCTGCTCGCCTGTGGCGCTGATGCCGCTGACCTCGTCGTGCTCGATGCCGACGCGGACGCGGTCCGGTCGGCCACAGAACTGGGCGCCCGTGCGTTGCGTGGCGACGGGACCGATCGCGTCGCGTTCGCGCGGGCGGCCTCCGTAGAGGTCGATCGGATCGTCATCGCCTTGGTACCGGATCACACCGCGGTGATGTCGACGATGCTGGCACGCGAGCTGTGCCCTTCCGCGATGATCGTGACCGCTGTGCGCGAAAACGCTCACGTGACCACTGCCCGCCGCCTTGGCGCCGACCACGCGGTGGTCACCGCCGAAGCCGCCGGCAGTGCCCTGGCCGGAGCTCTGCACCAGCGTCACCGTCCGGCGCGCACACCGTGGGCGATCGCCCAACGACCGGCCCGGGCATCCGAGGTGGGAAGAGAGCTGAGGGACAGCGACCCGACAGCGGTCGGACTGATCCGCGACTGCCGACGTCACTGGGGCACACACGCAGCCGGACTACGTGTGGCGCCTGGGGATCAGATCGTGCTCCTCCGGACACACACCCTCACAGAAAGCTAG